In Aquimarina sp. TRL1, a single window of DNA contains:
- a CDS encoding thioesterase family protein, translating into MKTLPKILNSFARIRFQDCDPFNHLNNASYLNYMINAREDQVAEHYQIDIFEMAKNQGVSWVVGSNQIAYLKPAFTMEKVCIESQLINFDKNMLQVEIRMLNEDKTELKAVLWSTFIHFNLLKQKKWNHNEQLLSLFESVKSPVEAKSFDERILEIKSKKMQLF; encoded by the coding sequence ATGAAGACCTTACCTAAAATTTTAAACAGTTTTGCCAGAATACGATTTCAAGATTGTGATCCTTTTAACCACCTAAACAACGCCTCTTACCTCAATTATATGATCAACGCCCGGGAAGATCAGGTAGCAGAACATTATCAAATTGACATTTTTGAAATGGCAAAGAACCAAGGAGTAAGCTGGGTAGTCGGAAGCAATCAGATTGCTTATCTCAAGCCTGCATTTACCATGGAGAAAGTATGCATCGAATCACAATTAATCAATTTTGATAAAAACATGCTACAAGTAGAAATCAGGATGCTCAATGAAGATAAAACAGAGTTAAAAGCAGTGTTGTGGAGTACATTCATTCACTTTAATCTACTAAAGCAAAAAAAATGGAACCACAATGAACAGTTACTATCTCTTTTTGAATCAGTTAAGTCTCCTGTTGAAGCAAAAAGCTTTGATGAAAGAATTTTAGAAATTAAATCCAAAAAAATGCAACTTTTTTAG
- a CDS encoding Gfo/Idh/MocA family protein, producing MLKAGVLGAGHLGKIHLRLLEQSTNYNLVGFYDPNKEQVAAIAKEFGFTPFDSAEALIDAVDVIDIVTPTFAHFEVAKKAIKAGKHVFIEKPITNTVQEAEALIELANTYNVKGQVGHVERFNPAYTSVAKKIDNPMFIEAHRLAEFNPRGTDVPVVLDLMIHDIDAILSVVNSEVKNISASGVSVISETPDIANARIEFENGCVANLTASRISLKNMRKARFFQKDAYISVDFFEKKCEVVKMKDAPEQPDDFAMILQNAEGVKKQIYFDNPSVPSNNAILDELDTFAEAIKNDSTPIVSLEQGKKALEVALQIIACFN from the coding sequence ATGCTCAAAGCAGGAGTACTTGGTGCGGGGCACCTTGGTAAAATTCATTTACGTTTATTAGAACAATCAACAAATTATAATTTAGTCGGGTTCTATGACCCCAATAAAGAACAGGTAGCAGCTATTGCCAAAGAATTTGGTTTTACCCCTTTCGACTCTGCCGAAGCCTTAATAGATGCTGTAGATGTGATTGATATTGTCACTCCTACTTTTGCCCATTTTGAAGTTGCAAAGAAAGCTATTAAAGCAGGAAAACACGTATTTATAGAAAAACCTATTACCAATACTGTACAAGAAGCAGAAGCGCTTATTGAACTAGCTAATACATATAATGTAAAAGGACAAGTCGGTCATGTAGAGCGATTTAATCCTGCCTATACCTCGGTGGCAAAAAAAATAGACAACCCTATGTTTATTGAGGCACATCGACTGGCAGAATTTAATCCCAGAGGAACAGATGTGCCTGTAGTACTGGACTTAATGATTCACGATATAGATGCTATTCTTAGCGTAGTGAATTCTGAAGTAAAAAACATTAGTGCCAGCGGAGTATCTGTAATTAGCGAAACACCTGATATCGCAAATGCAAGAATAGAGTTCGAAAACGGCTGTGTTGCCAATCTTACTGCCAGCCGGATTTCCTTAAAAAATATGAGAAAGGCGCGTTTCTTCCAAAAAGATGCCTATATATCGGTGGACTTCTTCGAAAAGAAATGCGAAGTCGTAAAAATGAAAGACGCTCCCGAACAACCTGACGATTTTGCCATGATTTTGCAAAATGCAGAAGGGGTAAAAAAACAAATTTATTTTGATAATCCGAGTGTCCCCAGTAACAATGCAATCCTTGATGAGTTGGATACTTTTGCCGAGGCTATAAAAAATGACAGCACTCCTATTGTCTCGCTCGAACAAGGTAAAAAAGCACTGGAGGTAGCTTTGCAAATTATCGCTTGCTTTAACTAG
- a CDS encoding DUF6503 family protein: MVRFLFFSFFFVIHVSVFSYQQTAQEIVDKAIEKAGGTVFDQSVIHFSFRGKQYRSERRKGVYQLERKVVSDTKEVHDVVSNKGLLRRVNGCAVTVADSLVTKISDGVNSVHYFAMLPYGLNAAAVNKTLAGETVLKGEPYYKIKVTFDQEGGGTDYEDEFMYWIHKERYTVDYLAYKYAVNGGGIRFREGYNPRVVSGIRFADYKNYKTEVLHTDLSQLDTLFETGKLKQVSVIALEDIHVYVLKEDCC; this comes from the coding sequence ATGGTTCGTTTTTTATTTTTTTCGTTTTTTTTCGTGATTCATGTTTCGGTATTTTCTTATCAGCAGACGGCGCAGGAAATTGTAGATAAAGCAATCGAAAAGGCTGGAGGAACGGTATTCGATCAATCTGTGATTCATTTTTCCTTTAGAGGGAAACAGTATAGAAGTGAACGAAGAAAAGGAGTGTACCAATTGGAGCGCAAGGTTGTATCAGATACAAAAGAAGTGCACGATGTAGTGAGTAATAAAGGATTATTGCGGCGTGTGAATGGATGTGCGGTTACAGTTGCAGATTCTTTGGTGACTAAAATCAGTGATGGGGTAAACTCAGTGCACTATTTTGCAATGCTTCCGTATGGATTAAATGCTGCTGCAGTGAATAAAACCCTGGCAGGAGAGACGGTATTAAAGGGGGAACCTTATTACAAGATAAAAGTAACTTTTGATCAGGAAGGAGGAGGAACGGATTATGAAGACGAATTTATGTATTGGATACATAAAGAGCGTTATACCGTTGACTATCTGGCGTATAAATATGCGGTTAATGGCGGGGGAATTCGCTTTAGAGAAGGATATAATCCACGAGTGGTTTCAGGCATTCGATTTGCAGATTATAAAAATTATAAAACGGAGGTCTTGCATACAGATTTGTCTCAATTGGATACATTGTTTGAGACCGGGAAATTAAAGCAGGTTTCTGTTATTGCCTTAGAAGATATTCATGTGTATGTACTGAAAGAAGATTGCTGTTAA
- the smpB gene encoding SsrA-binding protein SmpB — translation MGQNRINILNRKAKFEYEFLDKYTAGIKLAGTEIKAIREGKASIAESFCEFHNGGELFVINMHIEEYSHATYFNHNPKSERKLLLNKKELKKLEKEVKNSGLTIIPTRLFINERGLAKLDIVLAKGKKLYDKRETIKNRDNKRNLDRIKKAYNN, via the coding sequence GTGGGTCAGAACAGAATTAATATATTAAACAGAAAGGCAAAATTCGAATACGAATTCTTAGATAAATACACTGCCGGAATTAAACTGGCAGGAACAGAGATTAAAGCAATTCGAGAAGGAAAAGCCAGTATTGCCGAAAGTTTTTGTGAATTCCACAATGGGGGAGAACTATTCGTGATCAATATGCATATCGAAGAATATTCGCATGCGACGTATTTTAATCACAATCCTAAGAGTGAACGAAAATTACTCCTGAATAAAAAAGAATTAAAAAAGCTTGAAAAAGAAGTAAAGAATAGCGGTCTTACCATTATTCCTACCCGATTATTTATTAATGAACGGGGGCTTGCTAAATTAGATATTGTACTCGCCAAAGGGAAAAAGCTTTACGACAAAAGAGAAACGATTAAAAACAGAGATAATAAGAGAAATCTGGATCGTATAAAAAAAGCGTATAACAATTAA
- a CDS encoding 3-hydroxybutyryl-CoA dehydrogenase, which translates to MKNIAVIGAGTMGNGIAHTFAQKGFKVQLIDISQESLNRGIATITKNLDRMIKKEVISEADKEETLGNITTFTDIKEGVEYAQLVVEAATENVPLKLNIFKELDEVCGEDTVLATNTSSISITQIAAATKASRQDKVIGMHFMNPVPIMKLVEIIRGYNTSDQVTNTIMELSKTLGKVPVEVNDYPGFVANRILMPMINESIETLYNGVAGVQEIDTVMKLGMAHPMGPLQLADFIGLDVCLSILNVMYEGFKNPKYAPCPLLVNMVTAGKLGIKSGEGFYDYAESRKAEKIATQFA; encoded by the coding sequence ATGAAAAATATAGCTGTTATCGGCGCAGGAACAATGGGGAATGGTATCGCACATACATTCGCCCAAAAAGGTTTCAAAGTTCAATTAATTGACATCTCTCAAGAATCACTGAACCGGGGAATTGCAACCATTACCAAAAACCTCGATCGAATGATCAAAAAAGAAGTGATTTCTGAAGCTGATAAAGAAGAAACACTTGGCAATATCACCACTTTTACAGACATCAAAGAAGGAGTTGAATATGCACAACTGGTAGTAGAAGCTGCCACAGAAAATGTACCATTGAAATTGAACATTTTTAAAGAGCTGGATGAAGTTTGCGGAGAAGATACGGTTCTTGCTACAAATACTTCTTCCATTTCGATTACTCAGATAGCAGCTGCTACAAAAGCTTCCAGGCAAGACAAAGTAATCGGTATGCATTTTATGAACCCTGTACCTATTATGAAGTTAGTAGAAATTATCAGAGGGTATAACACTTCTGACCAAGTTACTAATACGATTATGGAGCTTTCCAAAACACTGGGTAAAGTTCCTGTAGAAGTAAATGATTATCCAGGGTTCGTAGCCAATAGAATTTTAATGCCTATGATTAATGAATCTATTGAGACTTTATACAATGGAGTGGCCGGAGTTCAGGAAATTGACACTGTAATGAAATTGGGAATGGCTCATCCAATGGGCCCCTTACAATTAGCTGACTTCATTGGATTAGATGTTTGTCTTTCTATATTAAATGTAATGTACGAAGGGTTTAAAAATCCGAAATACGCACCTTGCCCTCTGTTAGTAAATATGGTAACTGCCGGTAAGCTAGGAATCAAAAGCGGAGAAGGCTTTTATGACTATGCAGAGAGCAGAAAAGCGGAAAAAATAGCAACGCAATTTGCATAA
- a CDS encoding protein-L-isoaspartate(D-aspartate) O-methyltransferase has translation MRAKDTLKQAGKRKQLVKVLIDKGIKDKKVLEAINSIPRHLFMDSSFEDHAYQDKAFPIGADQTISQPYTVAFQSELMEVKSGDKVLEIGTGSGYQTAVLCELGTKVYSIERQKELFKKAKLFLPKIGYRPKQLIFGDGYKGLAEFAPYKAIIVTAGAPYVPKPLLSQLAIGGRLVIPVGENAQIMTLFIRKSETQFEKHEFGEFRFVPLLEDKN, from the coding sequence ATGAGAGCTAAAGATACGTTAAAACAAGCTGGAAAAAGAAAACAACTGGTCAAGGTATTGATTGATAAAGGGATTAAGGATAAAAAGGTGTTAGAAGCCATTAATTCAATTCCCAGGCATTTGTTTATGGATTCTAGTTTTGAAGATCATGCGTATCAGGATAAGGCATTTCCAATTGGTGCGGATCAAACCATTTCACAGCCATATACGGTGGCTTTTCAGAGTGAATTAATGGAGGTTAAAAGTGGTGATAAGGTATTGGAAATAGGAACAGGTTCTGGGTATCAGACAGCTGTATTATGCGAATTAGGGACTAAAGTATATAGTATTGAGCGACAAAAAGAACTGTTTAAAAAAGCCAAACTGTTTCTTCCTAAAATCGGATATCGCCCCAAACAATTGATTTTTGGTGATGGGTATAAAGGATTAGCCGAATTTGCGCCTTATAAAGCTATTATTGTTACTGCGGGCGCTCCTTATGTTCCTAAACCTTTATTAAGTCAATTAGCAATAGGAGGGAGGTTGGTGATTCCTGTTGGAGAAAACGCTCAGATTATGACCTTGTTCATACGAAAAAGTGAGACACAATTCGAAAAACACGAGTTTGGAGAGTTTCGTTTTGTCCCGCTGTTAGAAGATAAAAACTAA
- the clpB gene encoding ATP-dependent chaperone ClpB, whose product MNFNNFTIKSQEAIQQAQQLAQGYGHQQIENEHIFKAISTVDENVLPFILKKLNVNLSLLQQVVDSTLQSFPKVSGGELQLSREAGKSLNEASIVAKKMNDEYVSIEHLLLAIFKSSSKVAQILKDQGVTEKDLTAAINEIRNGERVTSQNAEDTYQSLNKYAKNLNQLAESGKLDPVIGRDEEIRRVLQILSRRTKNNPILIGEPGVGKTAIAEGLAHRIIAGDIPENLKNKQIFSLDMGALIAGAKFKGEFEERLKAVVKEVTTSNGDIVLFIDEIHTLVGAGGGQGAMDAANILKPALARGELRAIGATTLDEYQKYFEKDKALERRFQKVIVDEPDTESAISILRGIKEKYETHHKVRIKDEAIIAAVELSQRYITNRFLPDKAIDLIDEAASKLRMEINSKPEELDVLDRKIMQLEIEIEAIKRENDETKLKSLYADLANIKEERNDIFSKWQSEKEVVDAIQMTKKDIEEYKLEAERAERNGDYGSVAELRYGKIKEAQEKLESLQKQLLEQQSKSSLIKEEVTNDDIAEVVAKWTGIPVTKMLQSEREKLLQLEKELQKRVVGQSEAIQAVSDAVRRSRAGLQDQKKPIGSFLFLGTTGVGKTELAKALAEYLFDDEGAMTRIDMSEYQERHAVSRLVGAPPGYVGYDEGGQLTEAVRRKPYSVILLDEIEKAHPDTFNILLQVLDEGRLTDNKGRTADFRNTIIIMTSNMGSHIIQEKLENIPDLETAMDMAKTEVLELLKQSIRPEFLNRIDDIITFTPLTKVDITKVVALQLKQVSAMLAQQQITLDATNDAISLLAEKGFQPEFGARPVKRVIQKEVLNALSKEILAGNVSTDSIILIDAFDDALIFRNQTDLVS is encoded by the coding sequence ATGAACTTTAATAATTTCACCATAAAATCACAGGAAGCCATTCAGCAGGCGCAGCAATTAGCGCAGGGCTATGGTCATCAACAAATAGAGAACGAACATATTTTCAAGGCGATTTCTACCGTCGATGAGAATGTACTTCCTTTTATATTAAAAAAATTAAATGTCAATTTATCATTGCTACAGCAAGTAGTAGATAGCACCTTACAAAGCTTCCCTAAAGTTTCCGGAGGAGAGCTTCAACTATCAAGAGAAGCAGGAAAATCACTAAATGAAGCTAGTATTGTTGCTAAGAAAATGAATGATGAATACGTTTCTATAGAACATCTCTTATTAGCAATTTTTAAATCTTCCAGCAAAGTAGCACAGATATTAAAAGATCAAGGAGTCACCGAAAAAGATCTTACTGCTGCTATTAATGAAATCAGAAATGGAGAGCGTGTTACTTCTCAAAATGCAGAAGACACCTACCAGTCTTTAAATAAATACGCAAAAAACCTAAACCAATTAGCAGAAAGCGGAAAACTGGATCCTGTCATCGGAAGAGATGAAGAAATCAGAAGAGTACTTCAGATTTTGTCAAGACGTACCAAAAACAACCCAATTCTTATCGGGGAACCCGGAGTTGGAAAAACAGCCATTGCAGAAGGCTTAGCTCACCGTATCATTGCCGGAGATATTCCCGAAAATTTAAAAAACAAGCAAATTTTCTCTCTGGATATGGGTGCATTGATCGCCGGTGCCAAATTCAAAGGAGAATTTGAAGAACGATTAAAAGCTGTTGTCAAAGAAGTAACAACCAGTAATGGAGACATCGTTTTATTCATTGATGAGATACATACACTTGTCGGTGCAGGTGGCGGACAAGGCGCAATGGATGCTGCAAATATCCTAAAACCTGCTTTGGCAAGAGGAGAACTCAGAGCTATTGGAGCCACCACACTGGATGAGTACCAAAAATACTTTGAGAAAGACAAAGCATTAGAAAGGCGTTTTCAGAAAGTTATTGTAGACGAACCAGATACCGAAAGTGCCATTTCTATTCTTCGGGGAATCAAAGAAAAATACGAAACACATCACAAAGTACGCATCAAAGATGAAGCGATTATTGCAGCCGTAGAGCTATCACAGCGATATATCACCAATCGTTTTTTACCTGATAAAGCAATTGACCTGATTGATGAGGCCGCTTCAAAACTTCGAATGGAAATCAACTCTAAACCAGAAGAATTGGATGTTCTGGATAGAAAAATTATGCAATTAGAAATTGAAATTGAAGCGATCAAAAGAGAAAATGACGAAACGAAGTTAAAATCCCTATACGCTGATCTCGCCAATATAAAAGAAGAACGAAATGATATTTTTTCTAAATGGCAAAGTGAAAAAGAAGTAGTGGATGCCATCCAAATGACTAAAAAAGACATTGAGGAATATAAGTTAGAAGCTGAAAGAGCTGAACGAAATGGAGATTATGGCAGTGTTGCTGAATTGCGCTATGGAAAAATAAAAGAAGCGCAGGAAAAACTGGAATCCTTACAAAAACAACTGTTAGAGCAGCAAAGTAAATCATCACTTATAAAAGAAGAAGTAACCAATGATGACATTGCCGAAGTGGTTGCTAAATGGACAGGTATTCCGGTAACTAAAATGCTGCAAAGTGAGCGGGAAAAGCTACTTCAGTTAGAAAAGGAGTTACAAAAAAGAGTTGTCGGACAATCAGAAGCCATACAAGCTGTAAGTGATGCTGTCCGCAGAAGCCGTGCTGGATTACAAGATCAGAAAAAGCCTATCGGTTCTTTTCTTTTCTTAGGAACTACAGGGGTAGGAAAAACAGAATTAGCAAAAGCTCTTGCAGAGTATTTATTTGATGATGAAGGCGCCATGACCAGAATAGATATGAGTGAATATCAGGAGAGACATGCCGTCAGCAGATTAGTAGGAGCCCCTCCAGGATATGTAGGTTATGACGAAGGAGGGCAACTCACAGAAGCTGTCAGACGTAAACCCTATTCTGTAATTCTACTTGATGAAATAGAAAAAGCACATCCCGATACCTTTAATATCTTATTACAGGTACTAGATGAAGGAAGGCTTACAGATAATAAAGGAAGAACTGCTGATTTCAGAAATACCATTATTATTATGACCAGTAATATGGGGAGTCACATTATACAGGAAAAACTAGAAAATATCCCTGACCTGGAAACAGCTATGGATATGGCTAAAACAGAAGTATTAGAACTACTGAAACAATCCATTCGTCCGGAATTTCTAAACCGAATAGACGATATCATAACCTTTACTCCATTGACTAAAGTAGATATTACAAAGGTAGTTGCCCTGCAATTAAAACAGGTATCTGCCATGCTGGCTCAGCAGCAAATTACCTTAGATGCCACAAATGACGCCATTTCCCTTTTAGCAGAAAAAGGGTTCCAGCCTGAGTTTGGAGCCAGACCCGTAAAAAGAGTCATTCAAAAAGAAGTGCTCAATGCTCTTTCTAAAGAAATATTAGCAGGAAATGTCTCTACAGATAGCATTATCCTTATTGATGCATTTGACGATGCATTGATATTTAGAAACCAAACAGACCTAGTTTCTTAA
- a CDS encoding group III truncated hemoglobin — translation MKNDIENRDDIYLLITSFYKKVRENEILGPIFNHMISDWDTHLDRLTDFWETNLLFVPKFKGNPVAVHQKVDKTFNHSITNEQFGIWLQLWITTLDNLFSGEKAELAKNRARKMATGLFLKMYEKRPAT, via the coding sequence ATGAAGAACGACATAGAAAACAGAGACGACATTTATCTTCTCATCACCTCTTTTTATAAAAAAGTGAGAGAGAATGAAATCTTAGGTCCCATATTTAATCATATGATTTCTGACTGGGATACACATCTCGACAGACTTACTGATTTTTGGGAAACAAATTTATTATTTGTCCCAAAATTCAAAGGAAATCCGGTAGCTGTTCATCAAAAAGTAGATAAAACATTCAATCACAGTATTACCAACGAGCAATTCGGTATCTGGCTTCAGCTATGGATCACAACACTGGACAACTTATTCAGTGGTGAAAAAGCAGAACTGGCTAAAAACCGAGCACGTAAAATGGCTACCGGTCTGTTCTTAAAAATGTATGAAAAACGCCCCGCTACATAA
- the ytxJ gene encoding bacillithiol system redox-active protein YtxJ, with protein sequence MGIFDKIFGSGEKKEETKKELPWKQLTAMEQLDEIEKASHSKLQAIFKHSTRCGISGMVIRSFERSFDLTGEDVDLYYLDLLNHRDISSEIAAKFQVYHESPQFIVIRKGQTVHHASHSAITPQVLHQFM encoded by the coding sequence ATGGGGATATTTGATAAAATCTTCGGGTCAGGAGAGAAGAAAGAAGAGACCAAAAAGGAATTACCATGGAAGCAATTAACTGCTATGGAGCAATTGGATGAGATAGAAAAAGCATCACATTCCAAATTACAGGCTATTTTTAAACACTCTACACGATGTGGAATTAGTGGAATGGTAATTCGCAGTTTTGAAAGAAGTTTTGATTTGACAGGAGAAGACGTGGATTTGTATTACTTGGATTTGCTAAATCACAGAGATATTTCGTCAGAAATAGCAGCTAAATTCCAGGTGTATCACGAATCCCCTCAGTTTATTGTTATCAGAAAAGGACAGACAGTCCATCATGCATCTCATAGTGCTATTACCCCGCAGGTGTTGCATCAGTTTATGTAG
- a CDS encoding TetR/AcrR family transcriptional regulator, which produces MASKADQTKAFIIKKVAPIFNKNGYAATSLSDITKATGLTKGAIYGNFKNKEELAIEAFNMVVKGVLRRITEYQNRSDSPFEKLTLLTKFYRNYYDYIYEYGGCPIINMGVDANNQNTELFAHVQYTIERIQKNLVKIIEQGKKEGEIKPAIDSWLYAKQIYTMIQGAVFMTYTMNDENYLSSIMDKVDQMILNEIKK; this is translated from the coding sequence ATGGCGAGTAAAGCAGATCAGACAAAGGCATTTATTATTAAGAAAGTAGCCCCTATTTTTAATAAAAACGGGTATGCAGCTACAAGTCTTAGTGATATTACCAAAGCTACTGGACTCACTAAAGGCGCTATCTATGGAAATTTCAAAAACAAAGAAGAACTCGCTATTGAAGCCTTTAATATGGTCGTAAAGGGAGTACTTCGCAGGATTACAGAGTACCAAAACAGAAGTGACTCGCCTTTTGAAAAATTGACCTTACTTACTAAGTTCTATCGCAACTATTATGATTACATCTATGAATACGGTGGATGTCCTATTATAAATATGGGAGTAGATGCTAATAATCAAAACACAGAACTGTTTGCACATGTTCAGTATACCATAGAAAGAATACAAAAGAATCTGGTAAAAATTATTGAACAAGGAAAAAAAGAAGGAGAAATTAAACCCGCTATAGATTCCTGGCTATATGCTAAACAAATTTATACAATGATCCAGGGAGCCGTATTTATGACCTATACCATGAATGACGAAAACTATCTTTCTTCAATTATGGATAAAGTGGATCAAATGATCCTGAATGAAATAAAAAAATAA
- a CDS encoding esterase-like activity of phytase family protein, translated as MFRSIFFHFLFFFLITLTACKSRKHISIKFHDEYVVQNDTVFSSSRIGGLSSIDYDPKSDQYYIVCDDARHPRFYKASIEINNNKIEDIRFTAPIKVQNPEEKTLDLEALRLSDNNTLVFTSEGSVKNNSNPAIFTTELNGTFIDAFKLPDNLLATGSNAPRHNAVFEGLTPDIHNKGFWASMELPLQKDGEEPSFLHQGAPARITFFDKKSKTPSFQFTYPLDKLARDPKGKFGVNGITGLVQITTDLFIILERGYVSGYGTQGNTVKLYVADKKNATNTLHQTSLSDAPYSSASKKLLFDFESVRAKLTNNIVDNIEGITIGPTLPNGNPSLILIADNNFNPSDIQINQFILMELIIKK; from the coding sequence ATGTTCAGAAGTATCTTTTTTCATTTTTTATTCTTTTTTCTTATTACCCTAACTGCTTGCAAAAGCAGAAAACACATCTCCATAAAGTTCCATGACGAGTATGTTGTACAGAATGATACTGTATTTAGTAGTTCCAGAATTGGAGGGCTTTCCAGTATTGATTATGACCCAAAAAGCGATCAATATTATATCGTATGTGATGACGCCAGACATCCCAGATTCTACAAAGCTTCTATAGAGATCAATAATAACAAAATAGAAGACATCCGTTTTACTGCTCCGATTAAAGTTCAAAACCCAGAAGAAAAAACCCTGGATCTGGAAGCATTGCGACTGTCTGATAATAATACATTGGTTTTTACCAGTGAGGGGTCTGTTAAAAACAATAGCAATCCTGCTATATTCACTACGGAGCTCAACGGTACTTTCATAGATGCTTTCAAGCTTCCCGACAACCTGCTTGCTACAGGGAGCAATGCCCCCAGACACAATGCTGTTTTCGAGGGATTAACCCCTGACATACACAATAAGGGATTTTGGGCATCTATGGAGCTTCCTTTACAAAAGGACGGAGAAGAACCTTCATTCCTGCATCAGGGGGCTCCCGCTAGAATCACTTTCTTTGACAAAAAGAGCAAAACTCCTTCATTTCAATTTACTTACCCACTGGACAAGCTAGCAAGAGATCCAAAAGGAAAATTCGGAGTCAATGGGATTACCGGACTGGTACAAATCACTACTGATCTTTTTATCATCCTGGAACGAGGATATGTATCCGGCTACGGAACACAGGGAAATACTGTCAAACTCTATGTAGCTGATAAGAAAAATGCAACCAACACCCTTCATCAGACCTCTTTATCCGATGCCCCTTATTCCAGTGCTTCCAAAAAATTACTCTTTGATTTTGAAAGCGTCAGAGCAAAATTAACAAATAACATAGTAGACAATATAGAAGGTATTACGATAGGTCCTACCCTTCCTAATGGCAACCCATCTCTCATTCTTATTGCTGACAATAACTTCAATCCATCAGATATCCAGATCAACCAATTTATCCTCATGGAATTGATCATTAAAAAATAA
- a CDS encoding phosphoglycerate mutase family protein: MKHICIFLFSIFIIGCSSPTTSTASETTTYFLIRHAEKDLSDPRNPNPMLTEKGNIRAKKWAAILAPSSIDYVYSTQFLRTKLTATPIAQKNKVPITTYAPNKLLSKDFKQKTKGKTTVIIGHSNTIPSFINTLLQKKKYDDLEHEDYGKLFIIKITGDQITETVLDIN, from the coding sequence ATGAAACACATCTGTATATTTCTCTTTTCCATCTTTATTATTGGTTGCTCCTCTCCCACTACTTCTACCGCATCAGAAACAACAACTTACTTCTTGATTCGGCATGCAGAAAAAGACCTCAGTGACCCCAGAAACCCAAATCCTATGCTTACCGAAAAAGGAAATATCAGAGCAAAAAAGTGGGCAGCTATTTTAGCTCCCTCCTCAATTGATTACGTATACAGCACTCAATTTCTACGAACAAAACTAACAGCTACACCTATCGCCCAAAAAAATAAGGTACCAATAACCACATACGCTCCCAACAAGCTATTATCGAAAGATTTTAAACAAAAAACAAAAGGAAAAACTACCGTAATTATCGGGCACTCTAATACCATCCCTTCTTTTATAAACACGCTATTGCAAAAAAAGAAATACGATGATCTCGAACATGAAGATTACGGCAAATTATTTATTATCAAAATCACAGGAGATCAAATTACAGAAACTGTATTGGACATTAATTAA
- a CDS encoding DUF3887 domain-containing protein, with protein MKHTLILLFSTVLSMTITAQEADAYKKVTTSFTEHFNQQDAAAIFELYTPETQNDITKEGVAAFVKGCYSQFGKLTQTEFQNTSGKVHTYTATFEKASLSMELLLDDQDKIISIQFDQL; from the coding sequence ATGAAACATACCCTTATTTTATTATTTTCTACAGTTCTATCAATGACTATTACTGCACAGGAAGCCGATGCTTACAAAAAAGTAACCACCTCATTTACAGAACACTTTAACCAGCAAGATGCAGCAGCTATTTTTGAACTGTACACTCCCGAAACGCAAAATGACATAACAAAAGAAGGAGTCGCTGCCTTTGTAAAAGGATGTTATAGTCAATTTGGGAAATTAACCCAAACCGAATTCCAAAACACTTCGGGAAAAGTACATACGTATACTGCTACATTTGAGAAAGCAAGCCTGTCCATGGAATTATTACTGGACGATCAAGACAAAATAATATCTATTCAATTTGATCAATTATAG